Below is a window of Tissierellales bacterium DNA.
CATTCTTCCATATCCTATTCCTATCAGTTCTCCAGTACCAGTCATGGGACCTAATCCCCTTATTAGACTGACTAAGATGATCAAGATCGTAAGATCCTTCATCAACAGCATACACATGGAGCTTACCATCAGTCTTCTTAGCATAAAGACCATCCCTAACCCTTGGTTTCCTATGGACATAAACATTTAAAGTAGTTTCATCCTTATTCCACAACCTATAATTATCAAACCTATCATCATCAGCAACCGGATTGTCCTGTACCTTTAGATCAATCTTATAATGACCAGTATAATCAAACACCTCAATAGGTTCCCCATTAAGCTTAGCCCTAGGATCCTTACCTAAATCATTCTCATAGTAAGTCTCATCATGAACCACATCCCATCTATAATCATACAGGGGATCATCCTCATAATCAGAATAGAATGTTTTCATATTGGCCTTTGTACCTAATAGTATTACAGCATTGTCTGTATCTTCTTTTTTGTAAGTATTATAGATATCTTCCATTATAGTTTTTTCGTCCCCTAAATCATACAACCTATTTTAAACATTTGAAGTTACAATATCCATAGGGGATATAAATTTATTTCCTAAATACTTTGTGTCTAAGAGTATTGGACTATCATATAAACCAGTATATGATTTTGATTTCGCCTTAGTTTTCAATTGACAGTAATCGGAGTTCCCCACTCCTATTAATGTATTATCATCAAATAACACAACTGTTGTATCATTATTAGATCTAATCTTATCTACATTTCTTCCTTCATATATCTTCTTCCTTACAAATGAATAGTTATTACCTATACCAACTTCATATAGTTGATCTTCATCATCATTTTTTAGATAGATGGCTTTATTTCCAGCTACATAAGCCTTTTTTACATTATTACTTACAAAATTTACTCTTCTATCTGTATACTCAAATTTATTATAGTTATAGTATTTGTATTTTTTATCGAAAAAATACAAATTACCATTTTCTCCCAATATATGCCTTTTAGAAATTGATTTGACCCTATCTATATCAAGTTCAGAAGTAAATACACCCTGATATAAATTATTTACATCTATATATCCTTTCCATTTATTATACGATTTAAAATCATAATGACCTGAACCATCGTTCATAATGTTTCCGTATATCCAACTTCCATCTGTTTCTTTATATACAAATGAATTATTCTCAAGTACATATATATCCTCAGCATTATTCGAAATAGGTTCTTTTTTTCTACTATAGTATCCATTTACATTATCATCGTTATAGATATTTCCTGGAAATCTATAACTAAATGCTATTTTATTATCACTAAATGTCAAATTTCCATAAGCATCAGGAAAATTATCAGTTTCTACACCATACTTTCCATGTGAATAACTACCCGAATAAGTAGGAATACTAGAAATTCCTATTTTTTTATCTAACTGTTCCTTTCTATCTCCACTGAATTTTATTTTTTCTTTAGTAAAATCAAGATATGACTCATCTCCTTCTGAGTCACCAATTTTTAAATTTGTTCCATATGGAGTCTGAACGTATACTGCTTTATCTGTTATTTCAATATCAACAAAATCATAGTATTTTGCATAAAACTCCCTATATATTTCATTTAAAGATGCCCTAGTAATTATTTTATTTTCTTCAATAAAGGAATTAACATCTTCATCAAGTAATCCTAAAGAGTTTCTATTTTTTACACTCATTATAAGATATTTATCAGAATTCTCTCTCAAACTAATATTTTTAAGATTATCAGTCTTTAAGGCTATATAATCTCCCCAGTTATCAGAAACTTTTTCGTAAGGATAAAATTTATTTTGCACCTCAAAATTCATGTGCTTAGTATTTGTGGTGTAGTCTTTATCGAAGTAAGTCATTGAACGCTTACCACCATTATAAGTTTCCATATCATGCTCAAATTCTTTTATTAGATTTCCAAGATTATTATAAATACGTATGAAATACTTTATATAATTACCATTTCCCTTATCAAAATGTTTTCCCTCAACTACCTCACCATAATATCCTTTGTCTTCTTGATGGGATTGTATTTCACTCATTCTACAGGTTAATGATTCAATAATCATACTATTTGCATTTACAATAACATTATAATTTGAATATTTGTACCTATGATTTTCATAATGCTTTACTTCTGCCCATTTATAGGATAACAACGCCTTTTTATAAAACTTATATATTGCGTCATTTAATTTTCCAATACTTTCTTTATTCTCCGGCAAAGTATTATCAAAAACATAAATCTCAGCATCAACCTTCTGCTCCTGAAGCCTCATCTTAAGACTTTCAACCTGATCTCTCAAATCCATAAGAGCTTGACCTTCATAGTCAGTAAGAAGAATGAGATCCACCTGCTTACGTTCATCAAAATTCAGCTCAACAGTAGGAGCAACATTTAATACCTCAGAAGTCCTCTTTTCTTCCTCGATATCTGTATTATCATCTTTTCTACGATCAGAAGCCTTAACAAATTTTTCAATAGTTGGCTGTCCAAATTCTTCAGTTACTTCTAAAGTTATTAGATAATTTCCCACCTTATCAACATTAATCTGAACCATTACTTCATTTTCATCACTTGCCACCTTTGCAACTTCATCATCAAAAGAACCATCATTATCACTATCAAAAGTATAAGACCATTTTCTATGGGCAATAAAATCTCCATCAATACTACTTGAATTATCAGCCATATTTAGAACGGCAACACCATCAGTATCAGGATTTCTATAGACCATCTTCCTAAGAGATAAATCAGCAATAGGTTTTTCATCAGGCTTTATTGTAATAATCTTTTCGATTTCAGCATCGTAAGTAATATCCTCTTCATCCTTATAAGTACAAGTTGTATATAACTTCATCCAAACCTTATACTGACCCGGCTCTTTAAAAAGCACATCCTTATCCTTACCTAACAATTCACCATCAATTTTTATACTCTCACTACTTTGTCCATCAAGAGGAGTAATTTTCCACTCAGTTCTATCCCACTGTATTGGGAAATACTTTGTACCCGTACTCATACCACTAGAAATATTCACCTTACGATTTTCTTTCAATGCACCATATGTTTCAATCACAGGTGTAAGTGGATTTACTATAGCAAATCTCGTCCAAGTATCATCAGAAGCACCATCGTCATCAGTAACCTCAAGCTCTGCCCTAGCACTATCATTTACATCCAATATATAAAAATAAGTTCTTTTATCATGCCTACCTTTATAATAATAAGCATTCCAAATATCCCAATCATAATCTACAATACTACCATCTTCATCAGTAGACCTACTTGTAGCCTTAGATTTAGCCCCAGCCTTAATTTCTTCCTTTATTTTTATTCTAGCTTTTGGAGGTTCATTTGGGGTTGGGTCAGAGGTAGGGTTGTCATCATCTTCCAGCTTATTAGCTATCTTCACATTATGTATCTTTTCCCCCTTATTTCCCTCTGAATCCATAGCCTCAAGTTTTAAAAAAATTTCACTTTCAATCCTATTTTCCTTATCAGGATTAGGTATATTCCATGAATAATCAGTCCCGAAAGGAAGAGTATATGTCATATTTTTATTAACTAAAGGATCACCAATCAGTTCAAACTCACCAGAAGTTTTTTTGATATACCAATTCCAAGAAACAATCTTTAAATCAGGAATATCATCAAGAAGTGACGGGGAAAGAATAGTTTCATCTTTAAGATCAATCGTTACCAAATCATCAGAAGAATCCCACATCCCTTCATCAAGTATAATCATTTCATTATCTTCATATACCATAGCATCATGATTAACAGTAAAATCTACACTTATAGGCCCTTTCATCTTTACATCTATTTCAAACTCCGTACTATTTTTAAAACCAAATTCATCACCAACAAGAGTATCAAAAGAAGTACTGGCTTCTTCTTTTTTCCTATTAATTTTACCATTGGCTAACTCACTTCTTTTGTATGTTTTTGAGAATGTGTATGTAGGATTTCGTTTATCTACAAACTCAACTTGAGTACTCAAATTTAATTCTATTTCATTAGGTAATAACTTTTCAGTATCCATACCACCTGATATTTTATCATCATAATGAAAAGTAACCTTAAACTTATTTGTCACTTCATCATCTTCAGGAAGCATCAATATATATTTCTTTTCAGGCTCAATAGTTAAAGAACCTTTAAAACTTTTTATTCTATCCCATTCCATCGTGTCATAATACTCTGTCTTATTGTGTATATGCTTCATAACAAAAGATCCCTGTGAAAAGAATGTTGGTAAAGATTGAAGCTTTGCTACACTGGATAGCTTTTGTCTTAAAGTTTCATTATTGCTGCCTATAAGAGATGACAAATTGGACATACCATCTGTTTTTTGTAAAATTTCCTCTAAGGTATATCTTCCTACTGCATCACTGTTAATAGTATCTGTTTTTAGCATATGGTTAAAGAGTTCAGTTTTATCATCAGAAGAATCATTAAAAGGTCTCCATGAATCAGCATGCTGATTAGACCTAACAATCCATTTTTTATTAGGTGGTTCTTCACCTAAATTAGCACCAGGATATTTATCATTAGTCATTGGGTCACCGGACTTATTGAATCCAAGATATTTAGGTTCAGACTTATCTAAAACTTTACCACCATAGTCACTTTGCTTATCAAATGGTACACCATAAATGATTTGCCTATACTTCCTGAAGGAAGATATATTTAAATCTACTCTTTCCTTTCTAGTTCTACCGTCATATGATAAAGTACCATCTGTATCAGGAGGATAATTAATCGATGATGTAATCGCTTCAAATATCTGTTTATCAGTAAGTGCTGAAAGCTCTGCCACTGACATACTCACTAACTTATTTATAGTCATAGTACTTTCACCATAGTTAAAGGTATCTATAGGTACTGCCTGTATAAGTAATAAAAACACAAGAATTACTGCTATCTTCTTCAATCGTCTCACCTACTTAATTTTTGTCATTACAAATTTTCTTTTATCTTCACCACGGTAATAAACATATATTCCGTTAATCACTTTCTCTGCTTCTTCACTCATTTCAAGTACTGAATCACATCTTATATACTTTAGATACTCAAACAATTCATCACTATAGTATTCCCTATAAAGTTCTTTCATACAGGACCTTAGTATCTCAGGATATATACCTGTCCATCTTCCACCACTATAATGATACCTATCAGATTTATATAATCTAAAAAAGTCAAAAGTTATTTGTGTACCTATATTTTTATAGTCCCAAGGTATATTTTTAACTGTTATACTAAAGTTCTCTGCCCCATATGCCCTTGCATCCATATGCTCACCAAAAATTCCAACTGTACATGTTTCAAATGCCTTATCTACTGTAAATGATGCTGTACCACCTTCTTTTACAGCATGGAATGAAAGTATCTTAAGCATTTGGAATACCCTTTCATTAGCATCAGGTATTGTTTTTATTGAATCTTTTAATAGATACTCTTTATCTTCATCTTTGTCTATACAGATTATGTTCTTTCCATCAAGCTTGAACTTCTCTGTAGTAATAAAATGATGGGCATCAGGATTATTATTCACATAATCAATAAATTCTTCATCAGACCACATTTCTTTATTTTCAAATTCCTTATTCCACACAAAAGGTTTAATTCTCTTAACCATTTCTTCTGCTTCTTCCCATGTAACTAGGTTCTTATCTTGAAACAAATTCTCATAAGGCTTTGTATCATAGCCACTGAATATGAATATGTATCTTAGGGCATTTCCACGAGTCAAATTATACATTTCTGATTCCTTGCACTGTTCTTTCATTTTTTTATCAAATCCAAGATATACAGCTCTTTCTAAGCTTTTTTCATCATATCCAGCCTTTTGAAATGTCATTGTTGAAAAACTATCATATCTAATATACTTTCCCAACTCCTTATTATATGACTTCATGGTATCACTTTTCCTAAATATCGAACGTTCTTCTTTAGTCATTTCATTTTGGTAAACATCTATACCAAATCGTTCCTTAATTTCTTGATATGTCTCCCCATAGGATGCCTGACCTAGGATGCATATCAACAACATTGCTAATAATACTACTCTTGTTTTTTTCATATTCTTTTCTCCTCTTTTGTACTAACACTAATTTTCTTTTTTCACTAACATTAGGTTTTATCTAATTATTTTTACATATCAAACTACACTTAATTGATATACATTACATCAGAGCTATTTAAATCTACATATGTAATTTTTTAACTTTTTATATTTTACCATGTTTTTATGTTGTTTGTAAATATTGGGAATGGATTTTAATGTATTATCTTTTGATTAATTCATGCTATTTTAAGAAAGAACTTAACTTAAAGATAGTATTTTGCGGCTGCAAAATTACTTTGGGGTCAAGTCTCTCATCCTTGCATTTTAAAACAAATTGAAAATCTTACAAGCAGCCACTAAATTTTTCGTTATATATAATATTATTCACTTTGCAATATTTCCAATTATTTCTCCATTGAAAAAATAACTTGTTATAAGAAAATCATATGATACAATAATAACATTGAAAAAGAGATACTAAATATCTTCAAAATCTACTTTATACCGAAATCTAAAGATTCAGTTTAGACATGAGTTTTGCATCTGCAAAAACGAGCTTTAGACAAATTAAAATAGGGGGAAATAATGAAAAAGATTACGATTTTTAAGAAGGCTATTACAGCCCTTGCTATAGATAGTGCTGATTTACCTGAAATAATCAAAGCAGGTGATGTTAAAGTAACTATAGATGAAATAAATACATTTTTAGCTATGGATGATGCTACAGAGAATATTGATGACAAGTATCTAGCAGGCTTTTTAAATGGATATATAGTCCACAGAAGAGGCCCATCAGACAAGCCTCAAGTAGCAGAGTTTGATGTAAAACACAGAAGATCAATCGGAAATATTGTTCTTAAAAAGCTAAAAATAGCACTTTCTTTCACAACAGAAGATATGCTAGACGTATTCCTTGAAGGAAACATGGAACTAACAAAAGGAGAACTATCACCATACTTCAGAAAAGAAGGACACAAGCACTATAAGTACTGTACAGATGAAATGCTTGAAGCCTTTTTCTTGGGACTTAGAACTTGTCTTTAGGGTGCCTAAGGTAGCCTAATACTGAACCTGTGCCTAATCGCTGCTTAGCAACTGGCCTAAAATTGTTTAAGAGCCGTAGTTCATTGGCCTAGTTCGTAGATCGGAAAAGAATCTTTTTTAAAACATATGCATTTCATTACAATGAAATAAAAGCTCTAAAAGTAACTTGTATACTTTTAGAGCTTTTTGTATTTCAAAAACAATATTAGGCCAGTTGCTAAGCAAGGCTTAGGCGCAATCAAAGCTTTAGGCTACATTAGGCCAAAAGTATCAAATGCAAGAATGAGAGACCCGACCCCAAAAGTTTTTACATTTGCTTATATCCCTTCCGACCAACTACCTACGAACTACTACCAACGATGATATTTATCCCCTCGCCACTACCCTACAAGGAAGTCCAGTCATCTTTTCATAATTAATAGGATAAGTACTTATAACCACATCCTCAAGCCCAACTAGCTTATCAAGATTGACTAAATTTTCAACTACAAAAGCTCCCCTATCCGCACAGTATTGATCTTTTGGTGTGTGTTCTTTTCCCATTCTTATACCGGCGAAATCTACACCTATTATTGATACCTTTTTTTCTAAGAGTGCTTCTATTAATTCATCTGATAATTGTGGGTGATTTGTAAAATATTCTTTTGTGCCGTACTCTACTTGCTCTATGTATCCTGAATAGAATGCTACAAACATTCCCTCCTTAACCATACTCATATCTATGTCAGATATCTCAATATCCCTCTCAAAGATACCTTTTACATCAAATACCAAACCCTTACGCTCCAAAAACTCAAGGGGAAATTCTTTGTTCATGACATCGAAGTGAGTACCGACATGACCTGATAATACCTTCTTCTCCGCTCCAGAAGCATCATTAACAATTTTCGGTGTTACTTTTAAAGTAATATCTACTATCATTTTTTACCTCCTATTTCACTTATTTTAGTATTTAAATAACCATTGAAATCTTCCATAAAGGATAGTATTTCCCCAATAGTTTCCCCATCATATTTATTTAAAAACTCAAGATCCCTCTTTATCCATAAATCATGTCTTTTCTCATGCTCAAGGTATATCTCTTCCCCTTCTTTAGTAAGGGAAAAGTATATCTCCTTTTTATTATCTTCAATAGAATATCTAATTATCAGATTTTCCTTTTCTAAACGTTTAATTATTTTACTGACCCCGCCTCTGGTCATACTTAGTCTATTTGAAATATTAGTCACATTAGGTTTTTCAAGTTCCTTAATAGCTACAACACAGTGAACATCAGAGTAACCATAGCCATGAAGCATCTCATTTTCAGTAAGTTTAGACAATAAATCCTGCTTTTCAAGAAACTCAGCAATATTATCTAACAATTTTTCTTTCATAGGAATCCTCCTTTTTGTTTCTAAGGAAACAATATCACATTTTTGTTTCCTCGTCAACAAAAATTAGCCTAAGATAGCCTTATACTGCTACGCACGTGCCTAAGGTTGTTTAATAGCCGTAGTTCGTTGGTAGTTCGTAGATCGGAAAAGAATTCATTACAATGAAATAAAAGCTCTAAAAGTAACTTGTATACTTTTAGAGCTTTTTGTATTTCAAAAACAATATTAGGCTTTTGCAAAGCAAGGCTTAGGCGAGATCATAGTAGCTTTAGGCTAACTTAGGCCAAAATCATCAAATGCAAAGATGAGGGACCTGACCCCAAAAGCATTTTATGTTCTTCCTACCAACGACCAACGCCCTACGACTTACGAATAACGGCCCTTCCTAATCAATTATCGCATATATACTTATTTGCTTAACTAAATCATAATCATCTACTTCATGATTACTGTCGTATCCGATGCTGTTTACTGTGAATCCCCAGCCGTCTACGTCGTAGACGTATTTTGCTGTGCTGTCGTCGTGGTGGGAGTACATGCCTTTGTAATTCTTTGATATTTTTTCAAAGGCTTTGTTTACACTATCGCTTAGGGATACTCCGTAGGCTGTGTAGTTGTAGCCTCTGATTGTTAGCATATCTAGCTTTTGTGTACCTTTTAGTTCCTCTTCATCGTGGAATGCTACGAAACTGATTTCATCGTTTGAATAGCTTGATGAGTACATGAAGTATCCACCGTCCTGTACTTTTTCTATTTCCGATTTGTCTATATCAAGTAGCTTACACATCTCGTCCACTGTTGGGATATGATCGAAGTTGTAGGCATTTTCATTTACAACCTTGTAGTATCTATCTACTTTTTTGAAAGTATAGCCCTTTTCCTCTATCTTGTCTACAGCCTCTTTGAAGTCAGAAAACTCATATCCAGGGTTGTCTTTTATATTGTCAGCATCGTTACCGTACATGCCAACACATAAAGTCAAGATTACATCTTGATAATAAGAAATAGGATAGTCCTCACCACTCTTATCAACAAGCTCTTCATCCCTAGTAGGAATCACCTTGTAATCACTCACATATAAAAATCCTCTTTCATCATCAGATGCATCATCAGGATCAAACTCAATAGTCATATCCACATACTTACCATATGTATCAAGCATAGGGAAACCCTCTAAGTGATAAGAAAAACAATCCCTATCAACATACTTAGAAATCTTATCCTCACCAAGAGCAATCCTAGTGTACTCCTTACCATTAAGAACAAGAGGGTCATACTCTGACTCGATAACTACAAAATACGGAGCCACATTCGCAGTAAGTTCCCCAGAAAAAGTAACCATCTCAATAGCACTCTCAACAGGCTCAACCACCTGCTCAGCATCCTCCGCTGGCTGATCAACCCTAGGCTCAGTATCCGGATCAACAGTTTCGGGAGCTTTATTATTGGCACATCCAGTAAGTGCTAAACCTAAAACTAATAATAACATTAGAAATTTTTTCATTTTATTCATCCTTTCATTTGTTTTTATGGTTTTATTATAGCATTTGGGGCATGAAAAAATGTAAAGATAAAGGTATCTTTACATTTTAATAAATCAGTATACTGATTTAGACAAGCAATAATCATAGATTATTAGCCCAGCAAAATATTTATTTTTAGCCTAGCACAAGTTAATTTAATACTTGTAGCCCAGCCGTTACATCGTAACTTGTTCATGGATATTTCTCTTTATGAGAAATTATTACTTATCGAATAACTATTCCAAATTCTTAACTCTTAGAGATTTTCTAATGTCAGTGCATCTGATAATCCATTTTTGACATGACAAACAAACCAAAGGTTAAGTAAATTTGCATTCTTTATAGACTAAGCTTAAAGTCAAAACACTGGTAATATGCCATTTGGGGTTCCTCTCGAAATTCCTCCTTATAGTTTTCCGCTTCTCGGTTATATTTTTCTTGTGGGATAACATAACCAGAAACTCATCCCTGCATTAAAATGGATCAAATCACTCATCAGGCAATCTGTTTGAATACTCTCAAATCCTTCATTACTGAGTAAAAACATTGTGATACAATATCATAATCCATGAAAACACCATATGTCAAAATTTCGACTTGTTTTCTTACTTAATTTCTAATAGTGTCTACATTTTATTTATATAGCTTGTAACTATAACTCAAACAACCTATTTTGAATTTCAATATTCTCCTTATTGGGAAACTCATAATCAAAAATTGATGCAATAATTAGTTGATTCTCACTAAAATCTCTTCTTAAAATACTCATCATCTTAGAAATATTCTCTTGATTTACTTCTCTTCCACTTGGCGAATCTATTATTATCGGTAGTTTATATCCAAGTTTTTTTTCTAACTCCAACACATATGACAGTTTGAAAACAAAAACTAATTTGTGAAGTATGGTACCTGAATAACGCTTTAAATCGCTTGTAAAAATAAAATCTTTTGCATCATTAATGTATTTGTCTACTCCAAGTTCTACAGAATATTTCTTTACGTTATTATAAAGATTCGTTATAGTTCTTGTATTAGATCTTGTTACTTTATTGATTTGATCGTTGATTACTTTTTTTTCTTTTTCGAGTTTTTTTATTACTCTTTCAACTACCACATTATCAATATCCAGTCTCATTATATCTTTGTCGAATGAATTTATAATGGTTTCAGTTTCAACGAGCTTCACTTCATTATTAACAGAAGATTCCAATGTATTTTTTTTGTCGAGATATTTATAATATTCGATTTTCATCATCTTTTTCTTAGCATTTAAGTATTCAACATCATCATTGTAGTTAATAATTGTTTCTTTATTAACAGGTACTAATTCACCTTGAGATGATTGAACACAAATTCCTAGATTCTCAATATAATTAACAAAATTGATATTACTCTTACTCAACTTATCAACTTCTTTGATTTTTTCATTTAATTGCTTTATTTCAAAATTTATAATTGAAAGTTCTTTTATTATTTCTTCCTCATGTGTATCGAAGGTTAAATTTTCTTTATACTCCAAAACCTCCTGTTGATATTTGCCTACATTATACATATTCTTGTATTTTGCCAACTCTCTTACCAAAATATTTTGCTTATCCATTAAGTCCTGGTATTCAAGATCGCCCAAACCTAAGATTAGTGTTTCAATATTAAACTTATTATTTCCAATAATTTTTCCCCTATTAAGTAAAGTCCAACCTTTATCTTGGTCAAAATAAATAGAACCTAATACATTATGAAGAATATCTAAATTTTCAATACCTAAAAGCTTAGTATGTAATAAGTCTTGTTCATATGGAAGTATAAAGTCAGTTACATTCTCATTTTCCTTATATTTTATAGAATCATCTTCTCTAGTTAAAATCACTTCAAATCTATCAATTTTAAGTTTCAAAACAAACTTACATTTCCTAAAACTAATTCCTTGTGTACTTGGAATTGAATACCCTAAACTATATAACAACATACGTATTAGAGTTGTCTTTCCAACACTATTTTGTTTACTATGAATTTGAGTAATCGTTTCTCCGAAAACAATTTCTCTTTGCAACAATCCTTCAAAAATCTTCAACGACTTGAAAATCATAACTTCACCTTCTTCTTTATAGAATCAATAAGATATCGTTTAATAAGTATTTTCTTTAAAATAATACGAGTTAATAACTCCAATATTTCACCATCTATAACACCATCATTAAAATTGTCTTGATACTTCATCCAATTTAAGTCAATATATTTATTAATCTTATCAGTACCTAAACTGCTCTTTTGCATTTGAAAATCAGTTATCACTTTTGAAGTAAATTCTATCTTAGAACTTGTATACGATATCAAATCTTTATAATATCTAATAACTTCCGCAATCTCTCCTTCATCTAGACATACTAGCTCCTCATCAGATTCATGCAATTCAGAGTGAACAACAATAATTGGCCATATCAACTCTTCCTTACTGATATTCACTTTTTCTTGTTTTACTGTTGAGTTGAAGAACATCTTCGATTGCCAAACATCTAACACTTTATCTGCTTTTCCTATTAACACATTATTCAATCCTGATAGAAACTTTGTTACTTGTTCATTTATCACTTTATATCGCTCATTAGGTCTGTTTGTATGAAATGGTAATACTGTAATCTTTAAATTTTCTCTTTCAATGTGCAGTTCTTCTAACTGATCTAAATAATCATCAATTTTTTTCTTACAAACTTTTGGAATTTCATCATAGTATTTATTTGTGAAACCGTAAAATGCAGTCATTGAAGTTTTATCATTAAATGGATTAGGTGTATTCGTAATGTATACTAGTTCATTGCTATTTTCACATGATGCTGCATTATTAAGAGTTGTTAAAGCTTTTTTTAGCTTTTTTAGAACGTTACTATAGTCTTCAAACTCAACTACTGACTTAGCTTGAGAATAAATATAGTTTCCATCACTTAACTTTATTTCAATATCTTCTAAATCACCTTCAACTTTTATTTCAACTAATTCCTCAATATTTTGGATTGCTAGAATAATAGCAGCATTGGTCTGAAAATCCCATCCAAATGAACTTGCTGATGCATTATTTCCCATATTAACCTCCTATTATATACCACAGATTTCAAAAGTAAGTTTAATCTAGAAGCGACATTTGCTCATAATTCTTATATAACTTTTTGAAGTCAGTAACATTGTTGAAATCAAAATCTTTATTTTGTCTGTATATTGTTACAAATAATGCTAATGCTTTTGCCTGACAACTGACTGATTTATTAGGATTAAATTCAATGTCAGAAAAAGCATCAAACTCTATTACTTTTCTTACTAAATCCTCATGTTGTAGCAAACTATTAATATATAACCAATCATAGAAGAGTGATTTTGGTTCCTTTTCAAATTCTCGTCCTATGAACTTAAATCCAATCAGTTTTCCAGAAGTTTTCAGTCGTATATCTTTTTTCGCTTCTCGCGGGTTCATATATATAATATCTGTATAAGGTCCTCCATTTTGAAAAATTTTGCTTGATTGATATGCTGATTCTACATAAACTTCAATATTTGTTTTAACAGTTCTTATTTTTAAGTTGAAGGCACTTAACATCTTACCTAATTCTGTATTAGACTTCGTTGATACTTCTAATATTTTACTCCCTATGTGAGCTTTTAGAAACTCCTCGTGTAATGATAGTATACTTTTCTGTTTTTGCGATACTGAAAAACCAGAATACCAAGTAAAATTAACCTGTTCTTCAATGAACATACTTTTCTCATTATCTACAATAAAAATTGGTCTTATTGCCATTATTCCTCCTGCCAGTAATTATAGTCTTTACGTCCCCAATAATACTCATTACTAAAGATTAGATTATGTTTTCTAATCGCA
It encodes the following:
- a CDS encoding DUF1456 family protein; its protein translation is MKKITIFKKAITALAIDSADLPEIIKAGDVKVTIDEINTFLAMDDATENIDDKYLAGFLNGYIVHRRGPSDKPQVAEFDVKHRRSIGNIVLKKLKIALSFTTEDMLDVFLEGNMELTKGELSPYFRKEGHKHYKYCTDEMLEAFFLGLRTCL
- a CDS encoding MarR family transcriptional regulator translates to MKEKLLDNIAEFLEKQDLLSKLTENEMLHGYGYSDVHCVVAIKELEKPNVTNISNRLSMTRGGVSKIIKRLEKENLIIRYSIEDNKKEIYFSLTKEGEEIYLEHEKRHDLWIKRDLEFLNKYDGETIGEILSFMEDFNGYLNTKISEIGGKK
- a CDS encoding cyclase family protein, translated to MIVDITLKVTPKIVNDASGAEKKVLSGHVGTHFDVMNKEFPLEFLERKGLVFDVKGIFERDIEISDIDMSMVKEGMFVAFYSGYIEQVEYGTKEYFTNHPQLSDELIEALLEKKVSIIGVDFAGIRMGKEHTPKDQYCADRGAFVVENLVNLDKLVGLEDVVISTYPINYEKMTGLPCRVVARG